From the Brachyhypopomus gauderio isolate BG-103 chromosome 5, BGAUD_0.2, whole genome shotgun sequence genome, one window contains:
- the slc49a3 gene encoding solute carrier family 49 member A3 isoform X1 has protein sequence MDEVPSTNSTEALDEYNPRLRKATEFRVYKRRWFMLCILCLLNCSNSVQWLTFAPVADHTAEKLAVSLDQVNWLSIVYMVVAIPVGLATTWMLDTLGLRLAMILGSWLNMTGAVLRAVGVLSAVPQWAMFPMVMAGQTLAAVAQPLFVFSPTKLAALWFPEHQRATANMIASMSNPLGLLFANLFSPLVISNTHSLLMLLFIYAIPATVVCFLATVGIRESVPPTPPSASADTSNSEPFLQGIKLLLTNKAYMVLLLCFGSGIAIFTCFSTLLEQILCVKGYSSGFAGLGGALFIVFGVIGAAFLSFLVDKTKMFTEASKINMCLTSLACTGFAVVCQMREQRAIVIVACVLFGFFGFGVYPVAMELSVECSYPVGEATSAGMIFISGQIQSIIYMVLLQALTTTTEADPSLSTCAAGGDANLSWMVPGLVMAGLCCLASCCFVIFFRTEYRRLLAEAAVDEDDSLRAELEQALGKQAGSSTHA, from the exons ATGGATGAAGTACCCAGCACCAATTCCACCGAAGCACTGGATGAATATAACCCAAGACTGAGGAAAGCGACTGAATTCAGAGTGTACAAAAGAAGATGGTTTATGTTATGCATACTTTGCCTGCTAAATTGCTCTAATTCAGTG CAATGGCTGACCTTCGCTCCTGTGGCGGATCACACGGCGGAGAAGCTGGCCGTCTCTCTGGACCAGGTCAACTGGCTCTCGATCGTCTACATGGTGGTGGCCATTCCTGTGGGCCTCGCCACCACATGGATGCTGGACACTCTGGGACTACGTCTGGCC ATGATCCTGGGCTCCTGGCTCAACATGACGGGGGCCGTGTTGCGGGCGGTGGGCGTGCTCAGCGCCGTCCCACAGTGGGCCATGTTCCCCATGGTCATGGCGGGCCAGACTCTGGCTGCGGTGGCCCAGCCTCTGTTCGTCTTCTCCCCTACCAAACTCGCTGCTCTCTGGTTCCCTGAGCACCAGCGTGCTACGGCCAACATGATCGCCTCCATGT CAAATCCGCTTGGTCTACTTTTTGCTAATCTCTTCTCACCTTTGGTCATTAGTAACACCCACAGTCTTCTTATGCTG CTCTTTATATATGCTATACCTGCCACCGTGGTCTGTTTCCTAGCAACAGTAGGGATCCGGGAGAGTGTTCCCCCAACGCCACCCTCCGCTAGTGCAGACACCTCCAACTCTGAACCGTTCCTACAGGGCATTAAGCTG CTGCTGACAAACAAGGCCTACATGGTGCTGCTGCTGTGCTTCGGTTCAGGGATCGCCATCTTCACCTGCTTCTCCACCCTTCTGGAGCAGATCCTCTGTGTCAAAGGTTACTCCAGC GGCTTTGCCGGGCTGGGCGGAGCTCTCTTCATTGTGTTTGGGGTGATCGGCGCTGCCTTCCTCAGCTTTTTGGTGGACAAGACGAAGATGTTCACAGAAGCCAGCAAAATAAACATGTGCCTGACATCCCTGGCCTGCACGGGCTTCGCAGTG GTTTGCCAAATGAGGGAGCAGAGAGCCATAGTCATTGTGGCTTGTGTTCTCTTTGGCTTTTTTGGATTCGGTGTCTATCCAGTTGCCATGGAGCTGTCAGTCGAGTGCTCGTATCCAGTCGGAGAGGCAACTTCAGCTGGAATGATCTTTATTTCAGG GCAGATTCAGTCTATCATCTATATGGTGCTGCTGCAAGCCCTCACCACGACAACGGAGGCggacccctctctctccacgtGTGCTGCTGGTGGTGATGCCAACCTGAGCTGGATGG tgccaggTCTGGTGATGGCAGGCCTGTGTTGTCTGGCTTCCTGCTGCTTCGTTATCTTCTTCCGCACGGAATACCGGCGACTCCTCGCGGAGGCAGCGGTGGACGAGGACGACTCCCTGCGGGCGGAGCTGGAGCAGGCGCTAGGAAAACAGGCCGGCAGCAGCACACACGCCTGA
- the slc49a3 gene encoding solute carrier family 49 member A3 isoform X2 — MVVAIPVGLATTWMLDTLGLRLAMILGSWLNMTGAVLRAVGVLSAVPQWAMFPMVMAGQTLAAVAQPLFVFSPTKLAALWFPEHQRATANMIASMSNPLGLLFANLFSPLVISNTHSLLMLLFIYAIPATVVCFLATVGIRESVPPTPPSASADTSNSEPFLQGIKLLLTNKAYMVLLLCFGSGIAIFTCFSTLLEQILCVKGYSSGFAGLGGALFIVFGVIGAAFLSFLVDKTKMFTEASKINMCLTSLACTGFAVVCQMREQRAIVIVACVLFGFFGFGVYPVAMELSVECSYPVGEATSAGMIFISGQIQSIIYMVLLQALTTTTEADPSLSTCAAGGDANLSWMVPGLVMAGLCCLASCCFVIFFRTEYRRLLAEAAVDEDDSLRAELEQALGKQAGSSTHA, encoded by the exons ATGGTGGTGGCCATTCCTGTGGGCCTCGCCACCACATGGATGCTGGACACTCTGGGACTACGTCTGGCC ATGATCCTGGGCTCCTGGCTCAACATGACGGGGGCCGTGTTGCGGGCGGTGGGCGTGCTCAGCGCCGTCCCACAGTGGGCCATGTTCCCCATGGTCATGGCGGGCCAGACTCTGGCTGCGGTGGCCCAGCCTCTGTTCGTCTTCTCCCCTACCAAACTCGCTGCTCTCTGGTTCCCTGAGCACCAGCGTGCTACGGCCAACATGATCGCCTCCATGT CAAATCCGCTTGGTCTACTTTTTGCTAATCTCTTCTCACCTTTGGTCATTAGTAACACCCACAGTCTTCTTATGCTG CTCTTTATATATGCTATACCTGCCACCGTGGTCTGTTTCCTAGCAACAGTAGGGATCCGGGAGAGTGTTCCCCCAACGCCACCCTCCGCTAGTGCAGACACCTCCAACTCTGAACCGTTCCTACAGGGCATTAAGCTG CTGCTGACAAACAAGGCCTACATGGTGCTGCTGCTGTGCTTCGGTTCAGGGATCGCCATCTTCACCTGCTTCTCCACCCTTCTGGAGCAGATCCTCTGTGTCAAAGGTTACTCCAGC GGCTTTGCCGGGCTGGGCGGAGCTCTCTTCATTGTGTTTGGGGTGATCGGCGCTGCCTTCCTCAGCTTTTTGGTGGACAAGACGAAGATGTTCACAGAAGCCAGCAAAATAAACATGTGCCTGACATCCCTGGCCTGCACGGGCTTCGCAGTG GTTTGCCAAATGAGGGAGCAGAGAGCCATAGTCATTGTGGCTTGTGTTCTCTTTGGCTTTTTTGGATTCGGTGTCTATCCAGTTGCCATGGAGCTGTCAGTCGAGTGCTCGTATCCAGTCGGAGAGGCAACTTCAGCTGGAATGATCTTTATTTCAGG GCAGATTCAGTCTATCATCTATATGGTGCTGCTGCAAGCCCTCACCACGACAACGGAGGCggacccctctctctccacgtGTGCTGCTGGTGGTGATGCCAACCTGAGCTGGATGG tgccaggTCTGGTGATGGCAGGCCTGTGTTGTCTGGCTTCCTGCTGCTTCGTTATCTTCTTCCGCACGGAATACCGGCGACTCCTCGCGGAGGCAGCGGTGGACGAGGACGACTCCCTGCGGGCGGAGCTGGAGCAGGCGCTAGGAAAACAGGCCGGCAGCAGCACACACGCCTGA